Proteins found in one Kiritimatiellia bacterium genomic segment:
- a CDS encoding PAS domain S-box protein: MKSAFLDKLMERLDRVDPGSLQTHFLRLAREKGLLETLFRAVREGIIVLDGRGRITYANRAAEQMLGFQADAAAGQSIRRFLREMDWDRLLELDPEEWSRLVSREIEITYPERRLLDFYVVPLSAAAEGERGAVVLLRDVTSDRDHEARAVESERLNALTLLAAGVAHEIGNPLNSLHIHLQLIERELAGLTPKKRKELTDLVEVSRREVERLDGILTQFLRALRPAPPDLAPGSVADVLRETLNFLQHEIRDRDVLVEVEAPEALPAIPIDADQIKQAFFNIIRNAIQAMPGGGLLKITLRETDRFMEIAFRDRGPGIPPEDIHRIFEPYQTTRPDGSGLGLAIVQRIVRDHGGQIEVHSRPGEGTTFTLLLPRTGQRMRLLQASPDREPAAPEGGPP, from the coding sequence ATGAAATCGGCGTTCCTCGACAAACTGATGGAACGGCTCGACCGGGTGGACCCCGGCAGCCTGCAGACGCACTTCCTGCGCCTCGCGCGCGAGAAGGGCCTGCTGGAGACCCTGTTCCGCGCCGTGCGCGAGGGCATCATCGTCCTCGACGGCCGCGGGAGGATCACCTACGCCAACCGCGCGGCGGAGCAAATGCTCGGGTTCCAGGCCGACGCCGCCGCGGGCCAGTCCATCCGCCGCTTCCTGCGCGAGATGGACTGGGACCGGCTGCTCGAGCTCGATCCCGAGGAATGGTCGCGCCTCGTCTCACGCGAGATCGAGATCACCTATCCCGAGCGCCGGCTCCTGGACTTCTACGTCGTGCCCCTGTCCGCCGCCGCCGAGGGCGAGCGCGGCGCCGTGGTCCTCCTGCGCGACGTCACCTCCGACCGCGACCACGAGGCCCGCGCGGTCGAATCCGAACGGCTCAACGCCCTGACCCTGCTGGCGGCCGGCGTCGCCCACGAGATCGGCAACCCGTTGAATTCGCTGCACATACACCTTCAGCTGATCGAGCGCGAGCTGGCCGGGCTGACCCCGAAGAAGCGAAAGGAGCTGACAGACCTGGTCGAAGTCAGCCGCCGCGAGGTCGAGCGGCTGGACGGCATCCTCACCCAGTTCCTCCGCGCCCTGCGGCCCGCGCCGCCGGACCTCGCGCCCGGCTCCGTGGCCGACGTCCTGCGCGAGACGCTGAACTTCCTCCAGCACGAGATCCGCGACCGCGACGTGCTCGTCGAGGTCGAGGCGCCCGAGGCCCTGCCGGCGATCCCGATCGACGCGGACCAGATCAAGCAGGCGTTCTTCAACATCATCCGCAACGCCATCCAGGCCATGCCCGGCGGCGGCCTGCTGAAGATCACCCTGCGCGAGACCGACCGGTTCATGGAGATCGCCTTCCGCGACCGCGGCCCGGGCATCCCGCCGGAGGACATCCACCGGATCTTCGAGCCCTACCAGACCACGCGGCCGGACGGCTCGGGCCTCGGGCTCGCGATCGTCCAGCGCATCGTGCGCGACCACGGCGGGCAGATCGAGGTCCACAGCCGGCCCGGCGAGGGCACGACGTTCACGCTCCTGCTGCCGCGCACCGGGCAGCGAATGCGGCTGCTCCAGGCCTCGCCGGACCGCGAGCCGGCCGCACCCGAGGGAGGCCCGCCGTGA
- a CDS encoding HNH endonuclease: protein MSIEAMQHPVLVLNRLWQAINVCTADRALALLYTGHAQAVCETPQGFGTYSFREWCDFSPPADGDGALRTISLRIRIPRIILLLFFDRLPNKEVKFTRHNVFERDRNTCQYCGKRFDRRDLNIDHVVPRQAGGLTQWTNVVCSCVDCNRRKANRTPEQAGMRLIRKPKKPRWRPFVEIQFVRTADHSWRHFLDLAYWNVELGED from the coding sequence ATGTCCATCGAAGCCATGCAGCACCCGGTGCTCGTGCTGAACCGCCTCTGGCAGGCGATCAACGTCTGCACGGCGGACCGCGCGCTCGCCCTGCTCTACACCGGCCACGCGCAGGCCGTGTGCGAGACGCCGCAGGGCTTCGGTACGTACTCGTTCCGAGAATGGTGCGACTTCTCCCCGCCGGCCGACGGCGACGGGGCGCTCCGGACCATCTCCCTGCGCATTCGCATCCCGCGGATCATCCTGCTGCTGTTCTTCGACCGCCTGCCGAACAAGGAGGTCAAGTTCACGCGGCACAACGTCTTCGAGCGCGACCGGAACACCTGCCAGTACTGCGGCAAGCGGTTCGACCGGCGCGACCTGAACATCGACCACGTCGTCCCCCGCCAGGCCGGGGGCCTGACGCAGTGGACCAACGTCGTCTGCAGTTGCGTGGACTGCAACCGCCGCAAGGCGAACCGGACGCCCGAGCAGGCCGGCATGCGGCTGATCCGCAAGCCGAAGAAGCCGCGCTGGCGCCCGTTCGTGGAAATCCAGTTCGTCCGCACCGCGGACCACAGCTGGCGGCATTTCCTGGATTTGGCGTACTGGAACGTGGAACTGGGCGAGGACTAG
- the mutS gene encoding DNA mismatch repair protein MutS yields the protein MTDAATPMMSQYRRIRRDLPPDAILFFRLGDFYEMFFEDAKDASVLLDIALTKRQGVPMCGVPYHAADLYLAKLIRAGRKVAICDQVEDPAAARGIVQREVTRIVTPGTVLEENVLESARHNYLAGVGLAGDRVGVALLDLSTGSFTIEEHADPAALRDPLAQAAPSECIVPEAAKDDPRVRAVLEACGQTLVTPYEDWTFEPASATELLTRHFEVHSLAGFGCDDRPTAVGAAGAVLHYVVHELRRQVGHIRQLRLRNPAEFMVLDESTAANLDLVASRGPARAGVATTLLRVLDSTRTPMGARMLREWVLRPLTDLGRIVERHDAVEALFRDRPRLADLRERLGRVRDLERLIARLGAGAGNARDMVALGGSLAELPGLRDVLAGAPAGPLPDLAKNIRPLPDLVALIARAIVDEPPAVIKDGGLFRKGYHPELDELRAAATEGRQWLADFQAAEQQRTGIKSLKVRHNKVFGYYIEITKSNLDAVPADYIRKQTIVNAERFITPQLKEYENKILGAQERALALELELFAELRAAVVKETAAVQQSAEALAAADVLSSLAERALALGYVRPAMNGGDALKIREGRHPVIEQMPESERFVPNDTEMDGTSNQLIIITGPNMAGKSTYIRQVALIVIMAQVGSFVPASSAELGVVDRVFTRVGASDDLARGRSTFMVEMQETANILNNATPRSLIVLDEIGRGTSTFDGISIAWAVAEHLHNHAPVKAKTLFATHYHELTDLALTMPGVKNYNVLVRERGEKIAFLRRIVPGAADKSYGIAVGRLAGLPAAVVDRAREILANLEEGEFGEGGQPKLARHGGSRKRLRDPNQMSLFGQE from the coding sequence ATGACCGATGCCGCCACCCCGATGATGAGCCAGTACCGGCGGATCCGGCGGGACCTGCCGCCGGACGCGATCCTGTTCTTCCGGCTCGGAGATTTCTACGAGATGTTCTTCGAGGACGCGAAGGACGCCTCCGTCCTCCTCGATATCGCCCTGACCAAGCGCCAGGGCGTCCCTATGTGCGGCGTGCCCTACCATGCCGCGGACCTCTACCTCGCCAAGCTCATCCGCGCCGGCCGCAAGGTCGCCATCTGCGACCAGGTCGAGGATCCCGCCGCCGCCCGCGGCATCGTCCAGCGCGAGGTCACCCGCATCGTCACGCCGGGCACCGTCCTCGAGGAAAACGTCCTCGAGTCCGCCCGGCACAATTACCTCGCCGGCGTCGGCCTGGCCGGCGATCGCGTCGGCGTCGCCCTGCTCGACCTCTCCACGGGCTCGTTTACCATCGAGGAGCACGCCGACCCCGCCGCCCTGCGCGACCCGCTCGCCCAGGCCGCGCCCTCGGAGTGCATCGTCCCGGAAGCGGCGAAGGACGACCCCCGCGTCCGCGCCGTCCTCGAGGCCTGCGGACAGACCCTCGTGACGCCGTACGAGGACTGGACCTTCGAGCCCGCCTCCGCCACGGAGCTGCTGACCCGCCATTTCGAGGTCCACTCGCTCGCCGGGTTCGGCTGCGATGACCGGCCCACGGCCGTCGGCGCGGCCGGGGCGGTCCTGCACTACGTCGTCCACGAACTGCGCCGCCAGGTCGGCCATATCCGGCAACTGCGCCTGCGCAACCCGGCGGAGTTCATGGTCCTCGACGAATCCACGGCGGCCAACCTCGACCTCGTCGCCTCCCGCGGCCCGGCCCGCGCCGGCGTCGCGACCACCCTGCTGCGCGTCCTGGATTCCACGCGCACCCCGATGGGCGCGCGAATGCTCCGTGAGTGGGTGCTGCGCCCGCTGACGGACCTCGGCCGGATCGTCGAGCGGCACGACGCCGTGGAGGCCCTGTTCCGCGACCGGCCGCGCCTGGCCGACCTGCGCGAGCGGCTGGGCCGCGTCCGCGACCTGGAGCGGCTGATCGCCCGGCTCGGCGCCGGCGCGGGGAACGCCCGCGACATGGTCGCGCTCGGCGGATCCCTCGCCGAGCTGCCCGGCCTGCGCGACGTGCTCGCCGGCGCGCCCGCCGGGCCGCTGCCCGACCTCGCGAAGAACATCCGCCCCCTGCCCGACCTCGTGGCCTTGATCGCCCGCGCGATCGTCGACGAGCCGCCCGCCGTGATCAAGGACGGCGGCCTTTTCCGGAAGGGCTATCACCCGGAGCTCGACGAACTGCGCGCCGCCGCCACCGAGGGCCGCCAGTGGCTCGCCGACTTCCAGGCCGCCGAGCAGCAGCGCACGGGCATCAAGTCGCTCAAGGTGCGCCACAACAAGGTGTTCGGCTACTACATCGAGATCACCAAGAGCAACCTCGACGCCGTGCCGGCGGACTATATCCGCAAGCAGACCATCGTCAACGCGGAGCGGTTCATCACGCCGCAGCTCAAGGAGTACGAGAACAAGATCCTCGGCGCGCAGGAGCGCGCCCTGGCGCTCGAGCTGGAGTTGTTCGCCGAGCTGCGCGCGGCCGTGGTCAAGGAGACCGCGGCGGTCCAGCAGTCCGCCGAGGCGCTGGCCGCGGCGGACGTCCTGTCCTCGCTCGCCGAGCGCGCGCTGGCCCTGGGCTATGTCCGCCCGGCGATGAACGGCGGCGACGCGCTGAAGATCCGCGAGGGGCGCCACCCGGTGATCGAGCAGATGCCCGAGTCCGAGCGGTTCGTGCCGAACGACACCGAGATGGACGGGACGAGCAACCAGCTCATCATCATCACCGGCCCGAACATGGCGGGCAAGTCGACCTACATCCGGCAGGTCGCGCTGATCGTCATCATGGCGCAGGTCGGGTCGTTTGTCCCGGCCTCGTCGGCGGAGCTCGGCGTGGTGGACCGCGTGTTCACCCGGGTCGGCGCCAGCGACGACCTCGCGCGCGGCCGCAGCACGTTCATGGTCGAGATGCAGGAGACGGCGAACATCCTGAACAACGCCACGCCGCGCAGCCTGATCGTACTCGACGAGATCGGGCGGGGCACGAGCACGTTCGACGGCATCAGCATCGCGTGGGCCGTCGCGGAGCATCTCCACAACCACGCGCCCGTGAAGGCCAAGACGCTCTTCGCCACGCACTACCACGAGCTGACCGACCTCGCGCTGACCATGCCGGGCGTGAAGAACTACAACGTCCTCGTGCGCGAGCGCGGGGAAAAGATCGCGTTCTTGCGCCGGATCGTGCCCGGCGCCGCGGACAAGAGTTACGGGATCGCGGTGGGCCGGCTCGCCGGCCTGCCCGCGGCCGTCGTCGATCGCGCGCGGGAAATCCTGGCCAACCTCGAAGAGGGCGAATTCGGCGAGGGCGGCCAGCCCAAGCTCGCCCGGCACGGCGGCAGCCGCAAGCGCCTCCGCGACCCGAACCAGATGTCGCTGTTCGGGCAGGAGTGA
- a CDS encoding type II toxin-antitoxin system VapC family toxin, protein MILVDANLLLYAEDELSPHHVAARAWWDAQLSGPAPVCFCWEVLNAFLRIGTNPRVFEHPLSLDQALARVQSWIDQPCARIVHATERHWTVFQAMLTGGQATANLVMDAHLAALAVEHDCDLVSTDSDFSRFPGLRWRNPLA, encoded by the coding sequence ATGATCCTCGTGGATGCCAACCTCCTTTTGTACGCCGAAGACGAATTGAGCCCGCATCACGTCGCCGCCCGCGCCTGGTGGGACGCGCAGTTGTCCGGCCCCGCCCCCGTGTGTTTCTGCTGGGAAGTGCTCAATGCCTTCCTGCGTATCGGCACCAATCCCCGGGTCTTTGAACATCCGCTTTCGCTGGACCAGGCGCTGGCCCGCGTCCAAAGCTGGATCGATCAACCGTGCGCGCGGATCGTCCACGCCACGGAGCGGCACTGGACGGTGTTCCAGGCGATGCTGACCGGCGGCCAGGCCACGGCCAATCTTGTGATGGACGCGCACCTCGCGGCGCTGGCCGTGGAGCATGACTGCGACCTGGTCTCCACCGATTCGGATTTTTCGCGCTTCCCCGGCCTGCGCTGGCGCAACCCCCTGGCCTGA
- a CDS encoding type II toxin-antitoxin system VapB family antitoxin, whose protein sequence is MRTTLNIEDDVLDRARAVADRLKTPFKRVVNEALRAGLRTVEEPARVRPYETHPCKMGLKAGRNLDNIQELLALVEGEAHR, encoded by the coding sequence ATGAGGACGACCCTGAACATAGAGGACGACGTGCTGGATCGCGCCAGGGCGGTCGCGGACAGGCTGAAAACTCCTTTTAAGAGAGTGGTCAACGAGGCCCTGCGCGCCGGGTTGCGCACGGTCGAGGAGCCGGCGCGGGTCCGGCCGTACGAAACCCATCCCTGCAAAATGGGTCTGAAGGCCGGGAGGAACCTGGACAATATCCAGGAGCTGCTCGCGCTGGTCGAGGGCGAGGCGCACCGATGA
- the ygfK gene encoding putative selenate reductase subunit YgfK — protein MSDKFQPLTTEQLARWILDELEGSNSIFGIPRALFFQPRPDDPFRASVYGKTLETPFGVAAGPHSQMAQNIIIAWLCGARFIELKTVQTLDELDISKPCIDMQDEGYNCEWSQELKVHESFEEYLRAWILIHLLHHKLGLPGKEPGIVFNMSVGYNLEGLQKPNMQWYLEKMHDAGEDLARDLDIVARRDPAVRSLHIPARMSDNVTLSTMHGCPPGEIEQISKYLLETWGLHTSVKCNPTLIGPADLRRILNQDLGFRDVTVPDIAFEHDLKYADAVPMLRRLGETARARNLQFGVKLSNTLEVENWRPVFPAKEKMMYMSGRALHAVTTNLAAKLGREFGGKLMMSFSAGADAFNVADLLAAGMRTITVCSDILKSGGYLRIVQYLDHVRDAVRDAGAKDIAGLIAKKSGGAAGEAGALANLERYAAAVLKDPRYRKDRFDTSRTKTVRELDLFDCIEAPCTDECPINQKVPQYMTLVREGRVDEAVEITRLDNPLPSVLGRACNHLCENTCIRTHYDDPLAIREMKRFIMDHEVKPHYRPQAPARDIRVAVVGGGPMGLSTAYFLGQAGYRVTVFEARPYVGGMVSGTIPAYRATDKVIEQDLNVIRKLGVEFRFGQEAGRDFTLADLRKQGYRYIALGVGAQKGKTLGVEGETSAGVLDALQFLRDAREGHPPPLGKRIGVIGGGDVAMDCARSAWRLTGAKVTIVYRRTIAEMPAAPEEIAGVIEEGIEIMELVKPLRVIAKDGKMTALEVRRMKLGDKDESGRRRPVDIPGSDFQLPLDNLIVAISQEPALKFLEGEPVERNKSGYLKVDRVTMETSVPGLYAGGDVVGDGPESIVMAMGDGRKIAEAIRRKEETIEERRAAWPAVNETDLIRRKARREYRVHLPHRDPSDRFNFEEVQLTLSEEEAKREASRCLDCHTYCSICVSVCPNRAILTYKVKAFERRLADLTARGGQGVASPGTTVRVDQPFQVAVLTDFCNECGNCETFCPTAGAPYKQKPRLYLRRKEFDAEQDNAFMIFRSNGHMGIRGRKAGQTHELVTAGEELRYTTPGWRVKLGSDFSVREASAAGAADGDVLGLDFCAKMAVLLDGLTTSQPALPVAN, from the coding sequence ATGTCCGACAAGTTCCAACCCCTCACGACGGAGCAACTGGCCCGCTGGATCCTGGACGAGCTGGAGGGCTCGAATTCCATCTTCGGCATCCCGCGCGCGCTGTTCTTCCAGCCGCGGCCGGACGATCCCTTCCGCGCCTCGGTCTACGGCAAGACCCTCGAGACGCCCTTCGGCGTCGCCGCCGGCCCGCACTCGCAGATGGCCCAGAACATCATCATCGCCTGGCTCTGCGGCGCGCGGTTCATCGAGCTCAAGACCGTCCAGACGCTCGACGAGCTCGATATTTCCAAGCCGTGCATCGATATGCAGGACGAGGGCTACAACTGCGAGTGGTCGCAGGAGTTGAAGGTCCACGAGTCGTTCGAGGAGTACCTGCGGGCCTGGATACTGATCCACCTGCTCCACCACAAGCTGGGCCTGCCCGGGAAGGAGCCCGGCATCGTCTTCAACATGAGCGTCGGCTACAACCTCGAGGGGCTGCAGAAGCCCAACATGCAGTGGTACCTCGAGAAGATGCACGACGCGGGCGAGGACCTGGCCCGCGACCTCGACATCGTCGCGCGCCGCGACCCGGCCGTCCGCTCGCTCCACATCCCCGCGCGGATGTCGGACAACGTCACCCTGTCCACGATGCACGGCTGCCCGCCGGGCGAGATCGAGCAGATCTCGAAATATCTCCTCGAAACCTGGGGCCTGCACACGAGCGTCAAGTGCAACCCGACGCTGATCGGCCCGGCCGACCTGCGCCGCATCCTGAACCAGGACCTCGGCTTCCGCGACGTCACCGTGCCGGACATCGCCTTCGAGCACGACCTGAAGTACGCCGACGCCGTGCCCATGCTGCGCCGCCTCGGCGAGACCGCCCGCGCGCGGAACCTCCAGTTCGGCGTGAAGCTCTCCAACACGCTCGAGGTCGAAAACTGGCGCCCGGTCTTCCCCGCGAAGGAGAAGATGATGTACATGTCCGGCCGCGCCCTGCACGCGGTCACGACCAACCTCGCGGCCAAGCTGGGCCGGGAGTTCGGGGGCAAGCTGATGATGTCCTTCTCCGCCGGCGCGGACGCGTTCAACGTCGCCGACCTGCTCGCGGCGGGCATGCGGACGATCACCGTCTGCTCCGACATTCTCAAGTCCGGCGGCTACCTGCGCATCGTCCAGTACCTGGACCACGTCCGGGACGCGGTCCGGGACGCGGGCGCGAAGGATATCGCCGGCCTCATCGCGAAGAAGTCCGGCGGGGCCGCCGGCGAGGCCGGCGCGCTGGCCAACCTCGAGCGCTACGCGGCGGCCGTCCTCAAGGACCCGCGCTACCGCAAGGACCGGTTCGACACCTCGCGCACGAAGACCGTCCGCGAACTGGACCTGTTCGACTGCATCGAGGCCCCGTGCACGGACGAGTGCCCGATCAACCAGAAAGTCCCGCAGTACATGACCCTCGTGCGCGAGGGGCGGGTGGACGAGGCGGTCGAGATCACGCGGCTGGACAACCCCCTGCCGTCCGTCCTCGGCCGCGCGTGCAACCACCTCTGCGAGAACACCTGCATCCGCACGCACTACGACGACCCGCTGGCCATCCGCGAGATGAAGCGGTTCATCATGGACCACGAGGTGAAACCGCACTACCGGCCGCAGGCGCCCGCGCGCGACATCCGGGTCGCCGTGGTCGGCGGCGGGCCGATGGGCCTGTCGACCGCCTACTTCCTCGGCCAGGCCGGCTACCGGGTCACGGTCTTCGAGGCCCGGCCGTACGTCGGCGGCATGGTCTCCGGCACGATCCCCGCGTACCGCGCGACGGACAAGGTGATCGAGCAGGACCTGAACGTCATCCGCAAGCTCGGCGTCGAGTTCCGGTTCGGCCAGGAGGCCGGCCGCGACTTCACGCTGGCCGACCTGCGGAAGCAGGGATACCGCTACATCGCGCTCGGCGTGGGCGCCCAGAAGGGCAAGACCCTGGGCGTCGAGGGCGAAACCAGCGCCGGCGTGCTGGACGCGCTGCAGTTCCTGCGCGACGCGCGCGAGGGGCACCCGCCGCCGCTCGGGAAGCGCATCGGCGTCATCGGCGGCGGCGACGTGGCCATGGACTGCGCGCGCAGCGCGTGGCGGCTGACCGGGGCCAAGGTCACCATCGTCTACCGGCGCACCATCGCCGAGATGCCCGCCGCCCCCGAGGAAATCGCCGGCGTGATCGAGGAGGGCATCGAGATCATGGAGCTGGTCAAGCCCCTCCGCGTCATCGCGAAGGACGGGAAAATGACCGCCCTCGAGGTCCGGCGGATGAAGCTGGGCGACAAGGACGAGTCCGGCCGGCGCCGCCCGGTGGACATCCCCGGCTCCGACTTCCAGCTCCCGCTCGACAACCTGATCGTCGCGATCAGCCAGGAGCCCGCGCTGAAGTTCCTCGAAGGCGAGCCGGTCGAGCGCAACAAGTCCGGCTATCTCAAGGTGGACCGCGTCACCATGGAGACGTCCGTGCCCGGCCTGTACGCCGGCGGGGACGTCGTGGGCGACGGCCCGGAATCCATCGTCATGGCCATGGGCGACGGCCGCAAGATCGCCGAGGCCATCCGGCGCAAGGAAGAGACCATCGAGGAGCGCCGCGCCGCGTGGCCGGCGGTGAACGAGACCGACCTCATCCGGCGCAAGGCGCGCCGCGAGTACCGAGTGCACCTGCCGCACCGCGACCCGTCGGACCGGTTCAACTTCGAGGAAGTCCAGCTTACGCTCTCCGAGGAGGAGGCGAAGCGCGAGGCCTCGCGCTGCCTGGACTGCCATACCTACTGCAGTATCTGCGTCAGCGTGTGCCCGAACCGCGCGATCCTGACGTACAAGGTCAAGGCGTTCGAGCGGCGCCTGGCCGACCTCACGGCGCGCGGCGGCCAGGGCGTCGCCTCGCCCGGCACGACGGTCCGCGTGGACCAGCCGTTCCAGGTCGCCGTCCTGACGGACTTCTGCAACGAGTGCGGCAACTGCGAGACCTTCTGCCCGACCGCGGGCGCGCCGTACAAGCAGAAGCCCCGCCTGTACCTGCGCCGCAAGGAGTTCGACGCGGAGCAGGACAACGCGTTCATGATCTTCCGCTCCAACGGGCACATGGGCATACGCGGCCGCAAGGCCGGCCAGACCCACGAACTCGTGACCGCCGGCGAAGAACTCCGCTACACCACGCCGGGCTGGCGCGTGAAGCTGGGGTCCGACTTCTCGGTGCGCGAGGCCTCGGCCGCTGGCGCGGCCGACGGCGACGTCCTGGGCCTCGACTTCTGCGCGAAGATGGCGGTCCTGCTCGACGGCCTGACCACGTCACAGCCCGCGCTGCCCGTGGCGAACTGA
- a CDS encoding FHA domain-containing protein: MRLRYAKKDGTQMEFELGDRPITIGRSPEADVVVLDEKVSRVHCGIRLWDGEFFIKDLKSRNGTSVNGQRVEMVKLNPGDRIRVGSTAFLFEQEPGPQTDDALKEMQQAMADGKGYSTILHEIVEDIATPAAPAPDGAPAPVTPAAQPAVPAPPAEKTAAPKTVVKKPAAPKTGTPFKVVIRKPAP; encoded by the coding sequence ATGCGCCTGCGCTACGCCAAGAAGGACGGGACCCAGATGGAGTTCGAGCTGGGCGACCGGCCCATCACCATCGGGCGCAGCCCGGAGGCCGACGTGGTCGTGCTGGACGAAAAGGTTTCCCGGGTCCACTGCGGCATCCGACTGTGGGACGGCGAGTTCTTCATCAAGGATCTCAAGTCCCGGAACGGCACGTCGGTGAATGGCCAGCGCGTGGAAATGGTGAAGCTCAATCCCGGCGACCGCATACGCGTGGGCTCCACGGCGTTCCTCTTCGAGCAGGAGCCCGGCCCGCAGACGGACGACGCCTTGAAGGAAATGCAACAGGCGATGGCGGACGGCAAGGGGTACAGCACCATCCTGCACGAGATCGTGGAAGACATCGCGACCCCCGCCGCCCCGGCCCCGGATGGCGCGCCGGCGCCGGTCACCCCGGCCGCCCAGCCGGCGGTTCCCGCGCCACCGGCCGAAAAGACCGCGGCGCCCAAGACCGTGGTCAAGAAGCCGGCGGCGCCCAAGACCGGCACGCCCTTCAAGGTCGTCATCCGCAAGCCCGCGCCATAG
- a CDS encoding SDR family oxidoreductase, whose amino-acid sequence MPESKPVTLVTGGAGFLGSHLCDRLLGQGHRVIAMDNLITGNLANIAHLEGREDFQFIRHNVTEYIDVPGPVNFIFHFASPASPIDYLELPIQTLKVGALGTHKTLGLARAKGSRFLLASTSEVYGDPLVHPQPETYWGNVNPIGPRGVYDEAKRFAEAMTMAYHRFHGVDTRIVRIFNTYGPRMRPRDGRVVPAFITEALKGEPITVFGSGRQTRSFCYVSDLIDGICKLAMSDCHEPVNIGNPSEMTVLDFAEKIRALCGADSPIVFKPLPEDDPKIRQPDIRKARAVLGWEPKTNLDQGLALTIEYFRDLLAKGLI is encoded by the coding sequence ATGCCGGAAAGCAAGCCAGTCACGCTCGTCACGGGGGGCGCCGGGTTCCTCGGCTCCCACCTCTGCGACCGGCTGCTCGGCCAGGGGCACCGCGTGATCGCGATGGATAACCTGATCACCGGCAACCTGGCCAACATCGCGCACCTCGAGGGGCGTGAGGATTTCCAGTTCATCCGGCACAACGTCACCGAATACATCGACGTGCCGGGGCCGGTGAACTTTATCTTCCACTTCGCCTCGCCCGCCAGCCCCATCGATTACCTGGAATTGCCGATCCAGACGCTGAAGGTCGGCGCCCTGGGCACGCACAAGACACTGGGCCTGGCGCGGGCCAAGGGCTCAAGGTTCCTCCTGGCCTCCACCTCGGAGGTCTACGGCGATCCGCTGGTCCATCCGCAGCCCGAGACCTACTGGGGCAACGTCAACCCGATCGGCCCCCGCGGCGTGTACGACGAGGCCAAGCGGTTCGCCGAGGCCATGACCATGGCCTACCACCGCTTCCACGGCGTGGACACGCGGATCGTCCGCATCTTCAACACCTACGGCCCCCGCATGCGGCCGCGCGACGGGCGCGTCGTGCCGGCGTTCATCACCGAGGCCCTCAAGGGCGAACCGATCACGGTCTTCGGCAGCGGCCGGCAGACGCGCAGCTTCTGCTATGTCTCGGACCTGATCGACGGGATCTGCAAGCTGGCGATGAGCGATTGCCACGAGCCCGTCAATATCGGCAACCCGAGCGAGATGACCGTGCTGGACTTCGCCGAAAAGATCCGCGCCCTGTGCGGCGCGGACTCTCCGATCGTCTTCAAGCCGCTGCCGGAGGACGATCCCAAGATTCGCCAGCCGGACATCCGCAAGGCGCGCGCCGTGCTGGGCTGGGAACCGAAGACGAACCTGGACCAGGGTCTCGCCCTGACCATCGAGTATTTCCGCGACCTGCTCGCCAAGGGCCTGATTTAG
- a CDS encoding decaprenyl-phosphate phosphoribosyltransferase produces the protein MSAKLMWSAVRAMRPKQWTKNAVVLAAFVFALGDRQQGVGAAAIWLAIEAALLFCLASSAVYLLNDIKDLPQDRVHPKKRLRPIAAGELPVPAALGLAVLLLAAALAGAWMVSRDLLTVIGGYVVLQIVYTLALKRIALVDIFVIAAGFVLRALAGAVAVRATISPWLLLCTLLLALFLALCKRRHEKVVLNDVAGATRESMGQYDERLLDQLIAIVSAATLVCYALYTLWPDTVLKFGTAKLGLTIPFVIFGLFRYLDIVYRHEKGDRPEQILLTDVPLLVDLALYGLTVLGILLYGRP, from the coding sequence ATGAGCGCGAAGCTCATGTGGAGCGCAGTCCGCGCGATGCGGCCGAAGCAGTGGACGAAGAACGCGGTTGTCCTGGCGGCCTTCGTCTTCGCGCTGGGGGACCGGCAACAGGGGGTCGGGGCCGCCGCGATCTGGTTGGCCATCGAGGCGGCGCTGCTGTTCTGCCTGGCGTCCAGCGCGGTGTACCTGCTGAACGACATCAAGGACCTGCCGCAGGACCGGGTGCATCCGAAGAAGCGGCTCCGGCCGATCGCGGCGGGCGAGCTGCCGGTGCCCGCGGCGCTAGGGTTGGCCGTCCTGCTGCTGGCGGCGGCGCTGGCGGGCGCCTGGATGGTCTCGCGGGACCTGCTGACGGTCATCGGCGGCTACGTGGTCTTGCAGATCGTGTACACGCTGGCGCTGAAGAGGATCGCGCTGGTGGACATCTTCGTGATCGCGGCGGGGTTCGTGCTGCGGGCGCTGGCGGGGGCGGTGGCGGTGCGGGCGACGATCTCGCCCTGGCTGCTGCTGTGCACGCTGCTGCTGGCGCTGTTCCTCGCGCTGTGCAAGCGGCGGCACGAGAAGGTCGTGCTGAACGACGTGGCGGGCGCGACGCGCGAGAGCATGGGCCAGTACGACGAGCGGCTGCTGGACCAGCTGATCGCCATCGTCAGCGCCGCGACGCTGGTCTGCTACGCGCTGTACACGTTATGGCCGGACACGGTGCTGAAATTCGGCACGGCGAAGCTGGGCCTGACGATCCCGTTCGTGATCTTCGGCCTGTTCCGCTACCTGGACATCGTCTACCGCCACGAGAAGGGCGACCGGCCGGAGCAGATCCTGCTGACGGACGTTCCCCTGCTGGTGGACCTGGCCTTATACGGCCTGACGGTTCTCGGGATTCTGCTTTATGGGCGGCCTTGA